One Burkholderia sp. 9120 genomic window, CGTGCTCGCATACCGCATCCGCGCGACCTTTAGCGACGCCACGGCGCGGCCGCCGCTCGGCGCGATGGGCACCGCGCGGATTCATGGCAACTGGGTGCCGTTGTTCTACTACGTGCTGCGTCGTCCGTTGACGCTGGCGCGTCAGTGGCTGGGCTGGTAACGCCATGTGCTCCGCCCGTTTGAGTGGAATCGCAACATGAGCCGGCTGCCGCAACTTCGCCAGGAACTGACGCTCAGCGTCGGCGCGCCCTCGTCGGAAGGCGCGCCGACCTGGATGCTGCACGACCCCGCTGCGAACCGTTTCTTCCAGCTCGGCTGGCCGGCCTTCGAGCTGCTGTCGCGCTGGCCGCTCGACGACGCCAGCGCGATCGTCGCCAGTGTGAATCGCGACACGACGCTGACCGTCACGATCGACGACATGGAAGCGCTCGTGCGCATGCTCCATCAGCAGAACCTGCTGGTCGCGTGCACCGCTGCCGACGCCGACCGGCTCGCCGCCCGCGCCGAAGCAGGGCGGCTCGGCCAGGCGATGTGGCTGCTCAAGCACTACCTGATGATCCGCATTCCGCTGTGGCATCCCATGGCGTTTCTGCGGCGCACCGCGCGCTATGCGTCGTTCGCGTTTCGCCCGGTGTTCTGGATGATGATCGCCGCCTGCGCGGTGCTCGGGCTGTTCCTCGTGTCGCGCCGCTGGGACGAATTCCTGCATACGTTCCACTCGTACGCGGATCTGCAAGGGCTCGTCGCGGTCGGCATCGCGATCGGCTGTGCGAAGGTGCTGCACGAATTCGCGCATGCGTTCACCGCGCAGCGTTACGGCTGCCGCGTGCCGACCATGGGCGTGGCCTTTCTCGTGATGTTGCCGGTGCTGTACACGGATACCACCGAAGCGTGGAAAGTGCCAAGCCGCGCGAGCCGTCTGCGGATCGGCGCGGCCGGCATGCTGAGCGAACTCGCGCTCGCCGCCGTGGCAACGCTCGCGTGGAGTCTGCTGCCCGACGGCCCGCTGCGCGCCGGGGCGTTTCTGCTCGCCACCACCACGTGGATCGGCACGCTGGCGATCAACGCGAGTCCGTTCATGCGCTTCGACGGCTATTTTCTGCTGTCGGACTGGCTCAACATGCCGAACCTGCACGACCGCGCGTTCGCGCTCGGCCGCTGGTGGCTGCGCGAGTGGCTGTTCGGTTTCGACGAGCCGCAGCCGGAACCGTGCTCGCCGTCGCGGCGGCGGTTTCTGGTGGGCTTTGCGTTTGCGACGTGGTTTTACCGGCTCGCGGTGTTTTTCTCGATCGCGCTGGTCGTGTATCACGCGTTTTTCAAGGTACTGGGGCTGATGCTGTTTTGCATCGAGTTCGGCTGGTTTATCGTGCGGCCGATGTGGCGCGAAACGCTCGCGTGCTGGGAGCGTCGCGCGCAATTGCGCTGGCGGTGGCAGACCCGGCGCAGCGCGTTGCTCGGTGCGTTGCTGATCGGCTTTCTGGTGTTGCCGTGGCACGCGGGCGTGAATGCGCCGGCAGTGTTCGGGCCGCAGCATGCGCAAGGCTTGTACACGGTCGCGGCGGGTTATGTGGCGGCGACGCCGCCGCCCGCCCAGGACGGTCAGACGGTGCACGCGGGCGAGGTGCTCGCGACCATCGTGTCGCCGGATCTCGAGTACAAGCTCAAAGCCGCCCAGGCCGATGAAGCCTTGCTGCGCTGGCAGGTCGAACAGCAGGCG contains:
- a CDS encoding site-2 protease family protein: MSRLPQLRQELTLSVGAPSSEGAPTWMLHDPAANRFFQLGWPAFELLSRWPLDDASAIVASVNRDTTLTVTIDDMEALVRMLHQQNLLVACTAADADRLAARAEAGRLGQAMWLLKHYLMIRIPLWHPMAFLRRTARYASFAFRPVFWMMIAACAVLGLFLVSRRWDEFLHTFHSYADLQGLVAVGIAIGCAKVLHEFAHAFTAQRYGCRVPTMGVAFLVMLPVLYTDTTEAWKVPSRASRLRIGAAGMLSELALAAVATLAWSLLPDGPLRAGAFLLATTTWIGTLAINASPFMRFDGYFLLSDWLNMPNLHDRAFALGRWWLREWLFGFDEPQPEPCSPSRRRFLVGFAFATWFYRLAVFFSIALVVYHAFFKVLGLMLFCIEFGWFIVRPMWRETLACWERRAQLRWRWQTRRSALLGALLIGFLVLPWHAGVNAPAVFGPQHAQGLYTVAAGYVAATPPPAQDGQTVHAGEVLATIVSPDLEYKLKAAQADEALLRWQVEQQAFDDRLREQGVALTRRWDAARQTIAGLQAEIEQLTIRAPFAGTLDVPGDALAAGTWLPRGERLYDVIGPGGIKGDAFVGENDVGRVRTGEPAVFVATLAEMRPVHCRVQAVDKVNIGVLDEPSVASQYGGPIPAEQDAKTHQLVPLQATWRVRIGDCDSGRMLTRELTGSASLDGGRESYAGKWLRALVAVMQGEGGF